A region from the Halomarina litorea genome encodes:
- a CDS encoding SLC13 family permease — protein MAPPPTTDMLVVFGVVLAAVTLFVTERIPPDITAIGVVVALVALGPWTGIAPDDAISGFSNAATVTILAMYILSAGVQETGAIQRLGARVAVFTRGNARRLLGTTVGLTGTLAGFINNTPVVAMFIPMVTDLADESHLSPSKLLIPLSYASMLGGVLTLIGTATNILASDVAAGLGVPNTPFSMFQFTPLGVLVLVVGIAYLMTVGQWLLPERIHPVDLTAEFDLDDYLWRVYVRRNSPLVGQTVAEALPRIDADVDVIQIVRGAETYVAPASDREIEPQDVLTVRGSDDAVAAFVGLASLRRLPRADVTEDELADPERRGTLVEVVVPSDSSLVGRTVAEARLRERFSTTVLAVRRGREVVHEDLATVTLNDGDGLLLHTTKAMVEVLDEDPAFAVTETAGQEDPFEAVRNVPFFQTDAPVAIAIVGGVILLAALDVFPIVIAALAGVVAMVLTDVLKPAQAYESVNWEVIFLLAGVIPLGLALQNSGGAEYLALLLVENASALPVLVVLGLFYLLTGLLANVITPVASVVLMIPVAVDTAVRLGASQFAFVLAVTFAASTAFMTPIGYQTNLMVYSPGGYHFTDYVRVGGPLQFLLAVVTPLAIGLFWGV, from the coding sequence ATGGCCCCGCCGCCCACCACGGATATGCTGGTCGTCTTCGGCGTCGTCCTCGCCGCCGTGACGCTGTTCGTCACCGAGCGCATCCCGCCGGACATCACGGCCATCGGCGTCGTCGTGGCGCTGGTCGCGCTCGGTCCGTGGACAGGCATCGCCCCCGACGACGCCATCTCGGGGTTCTCGAACGCGGCCACCGTCACCATCCTCGCCATGTACATCCTGAGCGCGGGCGTCCAGGAGACGGGGGCCATCCAGCGACTCGGCGCGCGGGTCGCCGTGTTCACGAGGGGGAACGCCCGGCGACTCCTCGGGACGACAGTGGGCTTGACGGGGACGCTCGCGGGGTTCATCAACAACACGCCGGTCGTCGCCATGTTCATCCCGATGGTGACCGACCTCGCAGACGAGAGCCACCTCTCGCCGTCGAAACTGCTGATTCCCCTCTCCTATGCCTCGATGCTCGGTGGCGTCCTGACGCTCATCGGCACCGCGACGAACATCCTCGCGAGCGACGTGGCGGCCGGACTCGGCGTGCCGAACACGCCCTTCTCGATGTTCCAGTTCACCCCGCTCGGCGTCCTCGTCCTCGTCGTCGGCATCGCGTACCTCATGACCGTGGGCCAGTGGCTCCTCCCCGAGCGAATCCACCCGGTCGACCTCACGGCCGAGTTCGACCTCGACGACTACCTCTGGCGGGTGTACGTCCGCCGGAACTCCCCGCTCGTGGGCCAGACCGTCGCCGAGGCCCTCCCGCGCATCGACGCGGACGTGGACGTCATCCAGATCGTCCGGGGCGCGGAGACGTACGTCGCGCCCGCAAGCGACCGCGAGATAGAGCCACAGGACGTGCTGACGGTGCGGGGGAGCGACGACGCGGTGGCCGCGTTCGTCGGCCTCGCGTCGCTCCGTCGCCTCCCGCGCGCGGACGTGACGGAGGACGAACTCGCCGACCCCGAACGACGCGGGACGCTCGTCGAGGTGGTGGTGCCGTCGGACTCGTCGCTCGTGGGGCGCACCGTCGCGGAGGCCCGCCTGCGAGAACGGTTCAGCACGACGGTCCTCGCGGTCCGTCGCGGGAGGGAGGTGGTCCACGAGGACCTCGCGACCGTCACGCTGAACGACGGTGACGGGTTGCTCCTGCACACGACCAAGGCGATGGTCGAGGTGCTCGACGAGGACCCGGCGTTCGCCGTCACGGAGACGGCCGGGCAGGAAGACCCCTTCGAGGCGGTCCGGAACGTGCCGTTCTTCCAGACGGACGCGCCCGTCGCCATCGCCATCGTCGGGGGGGTCATCCTGCTGGCGGCGCTGGACGTGTTCCCCATCGTCATCGCGGCGCTCGCGGGCGTCGTCGCGATGGTGCTGACGGACGTCCTGAAACCCGCACAGGCCTACGAGTCGGTCAACTGGGAGGTCATCTTCCTCTTGGCGGGCGTCATCCCCCTCGGCCTCGCCCTCCAGAACTCCGGCGGCGCGGAGTACCTCGCGCTCCTCCTCGTCGAGAACGCCTCGGCGCTCCCCGTGCTGGTCGTCCTGGGCCTGTTCTACCTGCTGACGGGCCTGCTGGCGAACGTCATCACGCCCGTCGCGAGCGTCGTCCTGATGATTCCCGTCGCCGTCGACACCGCCGTCCGCCTCGGGGCCAGCCAGTTCGCGTTCGTGCTGGCCGTCACCTTCGCCGCCTCGACGGCGTTCATGACCCCCATCGGCTACCAGACCAACCTGATGGTGTACTCGCCCGGCGGCTACCACTTCACCGACTACGTCCGCGTCGGCGGTCCGCTCCAGTTCCTGCTCGCGGTGGTGACGCCCCTCGCCATCGGACTGTTCTGGGGTGTCTGA
- a CDS encoding DUF7344 domain-containing protein, whose translation MTTTNDDTDGPSPIAVLDGRVSRETAGTALDLDAFYGLLAEERRRRLLCHLRREADDGARFADLVGLLAAEDDGLRRREAATVLFHVDLPALSEAGVLEFDPAEAVVLARHDTVEWLLAWVDRVEGTLDEDRHCTLDEWFDLLADPWRRRALSLLWDHHTVSLADVADEVAVADHGTPITDVPAASVLDVYLSLYHDHVPPLAEAGVVEYDQETDTLALERGALPVTAPLPGDGGRTERQ comes from the coding sequence ATGACGACAACGAACGACGACACGGACGGCCCCTCGCCTATCGCGGTACTCGACGGCCGAGTCTCGCGCGAGACAGCGGGTACCGCCCTCGACCTCGACGCGTTCTACGGCCTCCTCGCCGAGGAGCGCCGTCGCCGCCTCCTCTGTCACCTCCGGCGCGAGGCGGACGACGGCGCCCGCTTCGCCGACCTCGTGGGCCTCCTCGCCGCCGAGGACGACGGCCTGCGTCGGCGCGAGGCGGCGACCGTCCTCTTTCACGTCGACCTCCCCGCGCTCTCGGAGGCGGGCGTCCTCGAGTTCGACCCCGCCGAGGCGGTCGTCCTCGCGCGACACGACACCGTCGAGTGGCTCCTCGCGTGGGTCGACCGGGTCGAGGGGACCCTCGACGAGGACCGCCACTGCACGCTCGACGAGTGGTTCGACCTGCTCGCGGACCCGTGGCGTCGCCGCGCGCTCTCCCTGCTCTGGGACCACCACACCGTGAGCCTCGCCGACGTCGCCGACGAGGTGGCGGTCGCCGACCACGGGACGCCCATCACCGACGTCCCCGCCGCGTCGGTCCTCGACGTGTACCTGTCGCTGTACCACGACCACGTCCCGCCGCTAGCGGAGGCGGGCGTCGTCGAGTACGACCAGGAGACGGACACGCTCGCCCTCGAACGGGGGGCGCTGCCCGTCACCGCGCCGCTCCCCGGTGACGGCGGACGGACCGAACGCCAGTAG
- the psmB gene encoding archaeal proteasome endopeptidase complex subunit beta yields the protein MHSGIEDRRDYTPPIYEPELGELPNVTEKDAEKVNQTGTTTVGLTTTDGVIIATDMRASLGGRFVSNKNVQKVEQIHPTAALTLVGSVGGAQSFIRNLRVEVDLYEARRGEYMSMQALSTVAGNYARGGPFFAINPILGGVDDEGHHVYSIDPAGGVMKDDYTVTGSGLTVAYGTLEREYTDDLSNEEAKKVAASAVKAAVERDTGSGNGVFLAEVTDEGVDIHGHKDFDEVL from the coding sequence ATGCACTCCGGCATCGAGGACCGGCGAGACTACACGCCGCCCATCTACGAACCAGAGCTCGGCGAGTTGCCGAACGTGACCGAGAAGGACGCCGAGAAGGTCAATCAGACCGGCACGACCACCGTCGGTCTCACCACCACCGACGGCGTCATCATCGCGACGGACATGCGCGCCTCCCTCGGCGGGCGGTTCGTCTCGAACAAGAACGTCCAGAAGGTCGAACAGATCCACCCCACGGCCGCCCTCACGCTCGTCGGGAGCGTCGGCGGCGCCCAGTCGTTCATCCGCAACCTACGCGTCGAGGTGGACCTCTACGAGGCCCGCCGCGGCGAGTACATGAGCATGCAGGCGCTCTCGACCGTCGCTGGCAACTACGCCCGCGGCGGCCCCTTCTTCGCCATCAACCCCATCCTCGGCGGCGTCGACGACGAGGGCCACCACGTCTACTCCATCGACCCCGCCGGCGGCGTCATGAAGGACGACTACACCGTCACCGGGTCCGGCCTCACCGTCGCCTACGGGACGCTCGAACGCGAGTACACCGACGACCTCTCGAACGAGGAGGCGAAGAAGGTGGCCGCGAGCGCCGTCAAGGCGGCCGTCGAGCGCGACACCGGGTCGGGCAACGGCGTCTTCCTCGCCGAGGTCACCGACGAGGGCGTGGACATCCACGGGCACAAGGACTTCGACGAGGTCCTCTGA
- a CDS encoding DUF555 domain-containing protein — translation MSNYLVALEAAWLVRDVDGIDDAIGVAVSEAGKRLNEKDLDYVEVEVGGTPCPACGETFDSAFIAADTALVGLLLEMKVFNADGEQHAHRIAKSEIGGALRNVPLKVIETFPIDDEDED, via the coding sequence ATGAGCAACTATCTCGTCGCGCTGGAAGCGGCGTGGCTGGTCCGTGACGTGGACGGTATCGACGACGCCATCGGCGTGGCCGTGAGCGAGGCCGGCAAGCGCCTCAACGAGAAGGACCTCGACTACGTGGAAGTCGAGGTGGGGGGGACGCCCTGCCCGGCCTGCGGGGAGACGTTCGACTCGGCGTTCATCGCCGCCGACACCGCCCTCGTCGGCCTCCTCCTGGAGATGAAGGTGTTCAACGCCGACGGCGAACAGCACGCCCACCGCATCGCCAAGAGCGAAATCGGCGGCGCCCTCCGGAACGTCCCGCTGAAGGTCATCGAGACGTTCCCCATCGACGACGAGGACGAGGACTGA
- a CDS encoding M20 family metallopeptidase produces MSETELGIDPRTTIDLLQDLVRIPSPYFEEAEISEFVYEWLDERGLDPEYHHVSEPQITGYEGDNVVARLEGSDPEAPTLLLNAHVDTVKLVEAWEEDPCSGRIEDGKLYGQGACDMKGGLAAVMVAFEALAESDLSGDVLLTAVVDEEGPYGLGADALIRDGYTDDCDAAIVTEPGPVLAQSDVENPALILGARGRYLYDVEVTGRAAHGSQPGKGVNAVVDAGRVAEALSEMAVDSHPDLGDGSVCPLLLEGGSQTLSVPESARLMVDRHVVPGETKAVVREQAESVVADLNLASDVEIGFREAPAEDIYYGPYVTSEDHSLVRSLADATNGVTGVDPDVAYFSSVGDFNYFGDRAGLPTVIVGPDGENIHSAGEFVYTDEVVEVARIVAGAARTYLG; encoded by the coding sequence ATGTCCGAGACCGAACTCGGAATCGACCCCCGGACCACCATCGACCTCCTGCAGGACCTCGTGCGGATCCCGAGTCCGTACTTCGAGGAGGCCGAGATCAGCGAGTTCGTCTACGAGTGGCTGGACGAACGCGGCCTCGACCCCGAGTACCACCACGTCTCGGAACCGCAGATTACGGGCTACGAGGGCGACAACGTCGTCGCCCGACTGGAGGGGAGCGACCCCGAGGCCCCGACGCTCCTCCTGAACGCCCACGTGGACACGGTGAAGCTCGTCGAGGCGTGGGAGGAAGACCCCTGTTCGGGGCGAATCGAGGACGGCAAGCTGTACGGACAGGGCGCCTGCGACATGAAGGGCGGCCTCGCCGCGGTCATGGTCGCCTTCGAGGCACTCGCGGAGTCTGACCTCTCGGGCGACGTCCTCCTCACCGCCGTCGTCGACGAGGAGGGTCCCTACGGACTGGGGGCCGACGCCCTCATCCGGGACGGCTACACCGACGACTGCGACGCGGCCATCGTCACCGAACCCGGACCGGTTCTCGCGCAGTCGGACGTCGAGAACCCTGCGTTGATTCTCGGTGCGCGCGGGCGCTACCTCTACGACGTCGAGGTGACCGGGAGGGCGGCCCACGGCTCACAGCCCGGGAAGGGCGTCAACGCCGTCGTGGACGCCGGGCGAGTGGCCGAAGCCCTCTCGGAGATGGCCGTCGACTCCCACCCCGACCTCGGCGACGGGTCGGTCTGTCCCCTCCTCCTCGAAGGGGGGAGCCAGACCCTCTCGGTGCCGGAGTCCGCCCGACTGATGGTCGACCGCCACGTCGTCCCCGGCGAGACGAAGGCGGTGGTCAGAGAACAGGCCGAGTCGGTCGTCGCGGACCTGAACCTCGCGAGCGACGTGGAAATCGGGTTCCGCGAGGCTCCCGCCGAGGACATCTACTACGGCCCGTACGTCACGAGCGAGGACCACTCGCTGGTGCGGTCGCTCGCAGACGCGACGAACGGCGTGACCGGAGTCGACCCCGACGTCGCGTACTTCTCCAGCGTCGGCGACTTCAACTACTTCGGCGACCGGGCGGGCCTCCCGACGGTCATCGTCGGACCGGACGGCGAGAACATCCACTCGGCGGGGGAGTTCGTCTACACCGACGAGGTGGTCGAGGTGGCCCGCATCGTCGCGGGGGCGGCCCGCACGTACCTCGGCTGA
- a CDS encoding APC family permease yields MSSPTEPADNSLARDMGPLGAVATVVAGTLGAGLFVTLGTASSTTGPSVILVVAFSGLLAMAIATNYSWMATIFPGAAGSYTYISRTFRSRLPGFVVTWSKWLGYMAADAVLAIGFGSYLKVFYPNTTLPFGIDFTVGVGFALLTALFLVNLVGTKGYSVSQNVIFGLLVLSILVLVVPGLFSIDTANYRPFFTGGFDGFVAAAVPLFYAYIGIAVAGQMGAEVRNPGRNLPLAMVGGTAILITLYMLTAAVIYGIVGDYTVLANSERPLATAAEAFLGDIGVAIVAIGGLLATASSVHAVMAAGIKMPYSWSWDEVFPKQFSAVNDRFRTPHWSLLALYLVASALTFWSGGLDKALAIATFSYLIAYLTVSLTAGYVYVKRADIARRAAFQPGSWFYLSVGVAVLGSAGLLTQAANWLGVLSVDWGSVVGALGSGDVLAAGAMVNGAVPTLSIYVPWLLVGLGIFEVYRRRGEAYGTDVSAILDTLPGVPSDEWNPDIREDRDVTDDTTPAPGAGD; encoded by the coding sequence ATGTCTTCACCCACTGAACCGGCCGACAACAGCCTCGCCCGCGACATGGGGCCGCTCGGGGCGGTGGCCACCGTCGTCGCCGGGACGCTCGGTGCGGGGCTGTTCGTCACCCTCGGGACGGCGAGCAGCACCACCGGTCCGAGCGTCATCCTCGTGGTGGCGTTCTCGGGCCTGCTCGCGATGGCCATCGCGACGAACTACAGCTGGATGGCCACCATCTTCCCCGGCGCGGCGGGGTCGTACACGTACATCTCCCGGACCTTCCGGAGCCGCCTGCCGGGGTTCGTCGTCACGTGGTCGAAGTGGCTCGGCTACATGGCCGCGGACGCCGTCCTCGCCATCGGATTCGGGAGCTACCTCAAGGTGTTCTACCCGAACACCACCCTCCCGTTCGGTATCGACTTCACCGTGGGCGTCGGCTTCGCGCTCCTCACCGCCCTGTTCCTCGTCAACCTCGTGGGGACGAAGGGGTACAGCGTCTCGCAGAACGTCATCTTCGGCCTCCTCGTCCTCTCCATCCTCGTGCTCGTCGTGCCGGGGCTGTTCTCCATCGACACGGCGAACTACCGGCCGTTCTTCACCGGCGGGTTCGACGGCTTCGTCGCCGCCGCCGTCCCGCTGTTCTACGCCTATATCGGCATCGCCGTCGCGGGGCAGATGGGTGCCGAAGTGAGAAACCCGGGACGGAACCTCCCGCTGGCGATGGTCGGCGGGACGGCCATCCTCATCACGCTCTACATGCTGACGGCGGCAGTCATCTACGGCATCGTGGGCGACTACACCGTCCTCGCGAACTCCGAACGCCCCCTCGCCACGGCGGCGGAGGCGTTCCTCGGCGACATCGGCGTCGCCATCGTCGCCATCGGCGGTCTACTGGCCACCGCCTCCAGCGTCCACGCCGTCATGGCCGCGGGCATCAAGATGCCCTACTCGTGGTCGTGGGACGAGGTGTTCCCCAAGCAGTTCTCCGCCGTCAACGACCGCTTCCGGACGCCGCACTGGTCGCTGCTGGCGCTCTACCTCGTCGCCAGCGCCCTCACGTTCTGGTCGGGCGGCCTCGACAAGGCGCTCGCCATCGCCACGTTCAGCTACCTCATCGCGTACCTCACCGTCTCGCTCACGGCGGGCTACGTCTACGTGAAGCGCGCCGACATCGCCCGACGCGCGGCGTTCCAGCCGGGGTCGTGGTTCTACCTCTCGGTCGGGGTGGCGGTCCTCGGCTCCGCCGGTCTGTTGACGCAGGCAGCCAACTGGCTGGGCGTCCTCTCCGTCGACTGGGGGAGCGTCGTCGGTGCCCTCGGGTCCGGTGACGTCCTCGCGGCGGGGGCGATGGTCAACGGCGCCGTCCCGACGCTCAGCATCTACGTCCCGTGGCTCCTCGTGGGCCTCGGCATCTTCGAGGTGTACCGCCGCCGAGGGGAGGCGTACGGCACCGACGTCTCCGCCATCCTCGACACCCTGCCGGGCGTCCCCAGCGACGAGTGGAACCCCGACATCCGCGAGGACCGCGACGTGACCGACGACACGACACCCGCGCCGGGGGCGGGTGATTAG
- a CDS encoding helix-turn-helix domain-containing protein yields the protein MDDGPTAGGGSRLTLDIWHPNCWTLEVTEAVPAGLLGHGVHHVEGRARGRFTAYADSTADLDALLAAIEDSPLTEAVWSVDGPRTVDDEALAPGSATQGLVVVYDLDNSINDALVSRGFIPDEPVRMVGGREYWTVVVDRDRTAVRAALDEIRDEMDADVRVEHIAPLSDGVGSGMLTPDVLSERQREVFDLARKRGYYEWPREVSAADLADELGVSKPTLLEHLRKAEAKLLGGGEE from the coding sequence ATGGACGACGGGCCGACGGCGGGTGGCGGGAGTCGCCTGACCCTCGACATCTGGCACCCGAACTGCTGGACGCTGGAGGTGACCGAGGCGGTACCGGCGGGACTGCTCGGTCACGGCGTCCACCACGTCGAGGGGCGGGCCCGCGGGCGGTTCACGGCGTACGCCGACTCGACGGCGGACCTCGACGCCCTGCTGGCCGCTATCGAGGACTCGCCGCTCACGGAGGCCGTCTGGAGCGTCGACGGCCCCCGGACCGTCGACGACGAGGCACTCGCGCCCGGGAGCGCGACGCAGGGACTCGTCGTCGTCTACGACCTCGACAACAGCATCAACGACGCCCTCGTCTCGCGGGGGTTCATCCCCGACGAACCGGTGCGGATGGTCGGCGGGCGCGAGTACTGGACCGTCGTGGTCGACCGGGACCGGACGGCGGTTCGGGCGGCGCTCGACGAGATACGTGACGAGATGGACGCCGACGTCCGCGTCGAGCACATCGCCCCGCTCTCGGACGGCGTCGGCAGCGGGATGCTCACCCCGGACGTCCTCTCCGAGCGCCAGCGCGAGGTGTTCGACCTCGCGCGCAAGCGGGGCTACTACGAGTGGCCCCGCGAGGTGTCGGCGGCGGACCTCGCCGACGAACTGGGCGTCTCGAAGCCGACGCTCCTCGAACACCTGCGGAAGGCCGAGGCGAAACTCCTCGGCGGCGGGGAGGAGTAG
- a CDS encoding CBS domain-containing protein: MDLPTPEDLRERRTELELTQSELAERAGVSQPLIARIEGDDVDPRLSTLRRIVNALDEAEGSILRAEDIMHGPVVAVAPDDSVRAAVETMSDEGYSQVPVARDGYPVGILSNGDVRRVDDNEGLGDLPIADVMRESITTVAPDATLDEIDNHLDHHDAVIVIDNGEMAGIITEADVAVHLQ, encoded by the coding sequence ATGGACCTGCCGACGCCCGAGGACCTGCGCGAACGTCGGACGGAACTGGAACTGACACAGAGCGAACTGGCGGAGCGTGCGGGGGTCTCACAGCCACTCATCGCCCGCATCGAGGGCGACGACGTCGACCCCCGCCTCTCGACGCTCCGGCGCATCGTCAACGCACTGGACGAGGCGGAGGGGAGCATCCTCCGCGCCGAGGACATCATGCACGGCCCCGTCGTCGCCGTCGCACCGGACGACAGCGTGCGCGCCGCCGTCGAGACGATGAGCGACGAGGGCTACTCGCAGGTCCCCGTCGCACGCGACGGCTACCCCGTCGGCATCCTCTCGAACGGCGACGTGCGCCGCGTCGACGACAACGAGGGCCTCGGCGACCTCCCCATCGCCGACGTGATGCGCGAGTCCATCACCACCGTCGCGCCAGACGCGACGCTGGACGAGATAGACAACCACCTCGACCACCACGACGCAGTCATCGTCATCGACAACGGCGAGATGGCCGGCATCATCACCGAGGCGGACGTGGCCGTCCATCTACAATAG
- a CDS encoding choice-of-anchor I family protein translates to MTPRDGPAAGDRTTRRPDGSVHLVEVGRYASGEFAADAAEILAHDPETDYLFVVNAEAGGVDVLAIDDPGTPAKVETLSLSEAWDGAGEVNNVAHDDGLLAVATNAADPQDPGRVVFFDARDLTARGSAKVGAMPDMVTFHPEGERVLVACAAEPDEDWERDPPAAVAVVDASDPDDPTAEVVDFTALDGRENELRERGVRLFGPGDHNEIRASRNVQPEYLTLSGDGRTAYVVLQPNNAIAVLDVEAREWTDVHPLGAKDHRRPGNELDASDADGGVCVRNWPVYGMYQPDAAALYEADGEEYLVTANEGTRRDDPGYSEVARVGDLDLDPDAFDLSTVAGVDSVADLARPENLGNLTVTTERGDVDGDGRFEDLYSFGGRSFAIWTTDGDLVYDSGAAFELLVAMHHPGYFNADGLDNEPLARSTDMGPEPEGIALGEVDGRTYAFVGLERIASLVVYDVTDPRRPRFAQYLNARDFDVDPEDDIGSGPREASAAGDLGPEGVTFVDGEASPLDDPLVAVGNELSGTTTLYRVRSTGGE, encoded by the coding sequence ATGACCCCGCGGGACGGCCCGGCAGCGGGCGACCGGACGACGCGGCGTCCAGACGGGAGCGTCCACCTCGTCGAGGTGGGACGGTACGCCTCCGGGGAGTTCGCCGCCGACGCGGCCGAGATCCTCGCCCACGACCCCGAGACGGACTACCTGTTCGTCGTCAACGCCGAGGCTGGCGGCGTGGACGTCCTCGCTATCGACGACCCCGGCACACCGGCGAAGGTGGAGACGCTCTCCCTCTCGGAGGCGTGGGACGGGGCGGGCGAGGTGAACAACGTCGCCCACGACGACGGTCTGCTGGCCGTGGCGACGAATGCCGCCGACCCGCAGGATCCCGGCCGAGTGGTGTTCTTCGACGCCCGCGACCTGACGGCCCGCGGGTCCGCCAAGGTGGGGGCGATGCCCGACATGGTGACGTTCCACCCCGAGGGCGAACGGGTCCTCGTCGCCTGCGCCGCCGAACCCGACGAGGACTGGGAACGCGACCCGCCCGCTGCCGTCGCCGTCGTCGACGCCAGCGACCCGGACGACCCGACCGCCGAGGTGGTCGACTTCACCGCCCTCGACGGCCGGGAGAACGAACTGCGCGAACGGGGGGTCCGCCTGTTCGGTCCCGGCGACCACAACGAGATCCGTGCCTCTCGGAACGTCCAACCCGAGTACCTCACGCTCTCGGGCGACGGGAGGACGGCGTACGTCGTCCTCCAGCCGAACAACGCCATCGCCGTCCTCGACGTCGAAGCGAGGGAGTGGACCGACGTCCACCCGCTGGGGGCCAAGGACCACCGCCGGCCCGGCAACGAACTCGACGCGAGCGACGCTGACGGTGGGGTCTGCGTCCGCAACTGGCCCGTCTACGGGATGTACCAGCCCGACGCGGCGGCGCTGTACGAGGCGGACGGCGAGGAGTACCTCGTCACCGCAAACGAGGGGACCCGCCGCGACGACCCAGGCTACAGTGAGGTGGCCCGGGTGGGGGACCTGGACCTCGATCCCGACGCCTTCGACCTCTCGACCGTCGCCGGCGTCGACTCCGTCGCGGACCTCGCGCGCCCCGAGAACCTCGGCAACCTGACCGTGACGACCGAACGCGGGGACGTCGACGGCGACGGGCGCTTCGAGGACCTCTACTCCTTTGGCGGGCGGTCGTTCGCGATCTGGACGACCGACGGCGATCTGGTGTACGACAGCGGCGCGGCGTTCGAACTGCTCGTGGCGATGCACCACCCCGGCTACTTCAACGCCGACGGCCTCGACAACGAACCGCTCGCCCGGAGCACCGACATGGGACCGGAGCCGGAAGGCATCGCTCTCGGCGAAGTAGACGGTCGCACGTACGCCTTCGTCGGCCTCGAACGCATCGCCAGCCTCGTCGTCTACGACGTTACTGACCCCCGTCGGCCGCGGTTCGCCCAGTACCTCAACGCGCGGGACTTCGACGTCGACCCCGAGGACGACATCGGTAGCGGCCCGCGCGAGGCGAGCGCGGCGGGGGACCTCGGCCCGGAGGGGGTGACGTTCGTCGACGGCGAGGCGAGTCCGCTCGACGACCCGCTGGTCGCGGTCGGCAACGAACTCAGCGGAACGACGACGCTCTATCGGGTGCGTTCGACCGGCGGGGAGTGA
- a CDS encoding elongation factor 1-beta produces MGKVAAKLKVMPQSPDVDLDALQERLEDSLPEGAKINGFERDDVAFGLVALLPTVIVPDDAGGTEAVEEAFEGVEGVESVKVENVGRI; encoded by the coding sequence ATGGGGAAGGTCGCCGCGAAACTCAAGGTCATGCCGCAGAGTCCCGACGTGGACCTGGACGCCCTTCAGGAGCGTCTGGAGGACTCCCTTCCGGAGGGCGCGAAGATCAACGGCTTCGAACGCGACGACGTCGCGTTCGGCCTCGTCGCCCTGCTCCCGACCGTCATCGTCCCCGACGACGCCGGCGGCACGGAGGCCGTCGAGGAGGCCTTCGAGGGCGTCGAGGGCGTCGAGAGCGTGAAGGTCGAGAACGTCGGCCGCATCTGA
- a CDS encoding HVO_2753 family zinc finger protein, translating into MSAEQRQARKCVSCGINISGTTAAAFKCPDCGHQIYRCSKCRKQSNLYECPDCGFTGP; encoded by the coding sequence ATGAGCGCAGAACAGCGACAGGCGCGCAAGTGCGTCTCCTGCGGTATCAACATCTCGGGGACGACTGCGGCCGCCTTCAAGTGCCCCGACTGCGGGCACCAGATCTACCGCTGCTCGAAGTGCCGCAAGCAGAGCAACCTCTACGAGTGCCCGGACTGCGGGTTCACGGGGCCATAA